The following coding sequences lie in one Hippopotamus amphibius kiboko isolate mHipAmp2 chromosome 17, mHipAmp2.hap2, whole genome shotgun sequence genomic window:
- the CD79B gene encoding B-cell antigen receptor complex-associated protein beta chain isoform X2, producing MAGPALSPGLSNWLVALLLLLSGETVVNTAALSRNPRGSPCARIQQQPRFVAKKRGSMVEIRCHLEQPGDVTWFQKQEPDLEPKMVKADEGRILQNQSSSVATLIIHGVQFQDNGVYFCKQECSRQPPRTEQGCGTELRVLGFSTLAQLKRRNTLKDGIIMIQTLLIILFIIVPIFLLLDKDDSKAGMEEDHTYEGLDIDQTATYEDIVTLRTGEVKWSVGEHPGQE from the exons ATGGCAGGGCCGGCGCTGTCTCCCGGGCTCAGCAACTGGTTGGTGGCATTGCTTCTGCTCCTTTCAG GTGAGACGGTGGTCAACACAGCGGCGCTCTCCCGGAATCCCAGAG GAAGCCCTTGTGCCCGGATCCAGCAGCAACCACGTTTCGTGGCCAAGAAACGGGGCTCCATGGTGGAAATCAGGTGCCACCTGGAGCAGCCGGGCGATGTGACCTGGTTCCAGAAGCAGGAGCCGGACCTGGAGCCCAAGATGGTCAAGGCCGACGAGGGCCGCATCCTTCAGAACCAGAGCAGCTCCGTGGCCACGCTCATCATCCACGGCGTCCAGTTTCAGGACAACGGAGTCTACTTCTGCAAGCAAGAGTGCTCCAGGCAGCCCCCGAGGACAGAGCAGGGCTGCGGCACCGAGCTCCGGGTCTTGG GGTTCAGCACCTTGGCGCAGCTGAAGAGGCGGAACACACTGAAGGATGGCATCATCATGATCCAGACCCTGCTCATCATCCTCTTCATCATCGTGCCCATCTTCCTGCTGCTGGACAAG GATGACAGCAAGGCCGGGATGGAGGAAGATCACACCTATGAG GGCCTGGACATCGACCAGACGGCCACTTATGAGGACATAGTGACTCTGCGGACAGGAGAGGTGAAGTGGTCGGTGGGTGAGCACCCGGGCCAGGAGTGA
- the CD79B gene encoding B-cell antigen receptor complex-associated protein beta chain isoform X1, translating into MAGPALSPGLSNWLVALLLLLSAGETVVNTAALSRNPRGSPCARIQQQPRFVAKKRGSMVEIRCHLEQPGDVTWFQKQEPDLEPKMVKADEGRILQNQSSSVATLIIHGVQFQDNGVYFCKQECSRQPPRTEQGCGTELRVLGFSTLAQLKRRNTLKDGIIMIQTLLIILFIIVPIFLLLDKDDSKAGMEEDHTYEGLDIDQTATYEDIVTLRTGEVKWSVGEHPGQE; encoded by the exons ATGGCAGGGCCGGCGCTGTCTCCCGGGCTCAGCAACTGGTTGGTGGCATTGCTTCTGCTCCTTTCAG CAGGTGAGACGGTGGTCAACACAGCGGCGCTCTCCCGGAATCCCAGAG GAAGCCCTTGTGCCCGGATCCAGCAGCAACCACGTTTCGTGGCCAAGAAACGGGGCTCCATGGTGGAAATCAGGTGCCACCTGGAGCAGCCGGGCGATGTGACCTGGTTCCAGAAGCAGGAGCCGGACCTGGAGCCCAAGATGGTCAAGGCCGACGAGGGCCGCATCCTTCAGAACCAGAGCAGCTCCGTGGCCACGCTCATCATCCACGGCGTCCAGTTTCAGGACAACGGAGTCTACTTCTGCAAGCAAGAGTGCTCCAGGCAGCCCCCGAGGACAGAGCAGGGCTGCGGCACCGAGCTCCGGGTCTTGG GGTTCAGCACCTTGGCGCAGCTGAAGAGGCGGAACACACTGAAGGATGGCATCATCATGATCCAGACCCTGCTCATCATCCTCTTCATCATCGTGCCCATCTTCCTGCTGCTGGACAAG GATGACAGCAAGGCCGGGATGGAGGAAGATCACACCTATGAG GGCCTGGACATCGACCAGACGGCCACTTATGAGGACATAGTGACTCTGCGGACAGGAGAGGTGAAGTGGTCGGTGGGTGAGCACCCGGGCCAGGAGTGA